The Coleofasciculaceae cyanobacterium genome contains a region encoding:
- the dnaK gene encoding molecular chaperone DnaK, with product MGKVVGIDLGTTNSVVAVMEGGKPIVIANSEGMRTTPSVVGFNKDGELVVGQLARRQSVLNPENTFYGVKRFVGRQYAELQPESKRVPYTIKRDELGNIKIRCPKLKKEFAPEEVSAMILRKLAEEAERYLGESITGAVITVPAYFNDSQRQATRDAGRIAGLDVLRIINEPTAAALAYGLDQRRPQTIMVFDLGGGTFDVSILDIGDGVFEVKSTSGDTQLGGNDFDRRIVNWLAEEFLKQEGVDLRKSDRQALQRLTEAAEKAKIELSKLSVTEINLPFITATEDGPKHIEIKLNRAKFEELCGDLVSRLRRPLKRAISDAGLGPMDIDEVVLVGGSTRIPMVQDLVRSYIDLEPNQNVNPDEVVAIGAAIQSGIMTNEIKDVLLLDVTPLSLGLETIGGVMKKLLPRNTTIPVRRSDVFSTGENNQTVVEIHALQGEREMASGNKSLGRFKLTGIPPAPRGVPQVQVSFDIDANGILQVTARDKTTGREQGITVSGASTLSDSEINRMISEAEKFAEEDRARRERVEKRNRAKALTDQAQRKLKEVTLDFGSQFASYYRRRIDVLCEEILKSLEQDDERTLDRAEADLQDTLYELNREVRLQYDDEDDDNFFGAIKKTFLGDDDKFDEDYSYNPRQTDYYGDYPADTQRDRYGYPPERGAGRANTGYDDNYGDGYVNEPRRPSNDGYGDQPRRPAAGYDDYGDRGRGYSNQSRRPGYEDPYANSDPYAPRREPTTPRGASSRDQFPPQDRYNGRNTSPRKASYENDWDDDDDEWF from the coding sequence ATGGGAAAAGTAGTCGGCATCGATTTGGGAACAACTAATTCCGTAGTAGCGGTAATGGAGGGTGGTAAGCCTATAGTAATTGCTAATTCAGAAGGAATGCGAACTACCCCCTCTGTAGTTGGCTTCAATAAAGATGGAGAATTAGTAGTTGGGCAGTTGGCAAGACGACAAAGCGTCTTGAATCCAGAAAATACCTTTTACGGTGTCAAAAGATTTGTGGGTCGTCAGTATGCTGAACTACAGCCAGAATCTAAGCGAGTTCCTTACACCATTAAGCGAGATGAACTGGGCAATATTAAAATTCGCTGTCCCAAGTTAAAAAAAGAGTTTGCCCCCGAAGAAGTCTCGGCAATGATCCTACGCAAGCTGGCTGAAGAGGCAGAACGCTATCTGGGAGAATCGATCACTGGTGCAGTAATTACCGTACCTGCTTATTTTAATGATTCTCAACGACAGGCGACCAGAGATGCAGGGCGGATTGCGGGGCTGGATGTACTCCGCATCATTAATGAACCAACCGCAGCAGCCTTGGCTTATGGACTCGATCAGCGTCGTCCTCAAACTATTATGGTGTTTGATTTGGGGGGCGGTACTTTTGATGTTTCCATCCTCGATATTGGTGATGGCGTATTTGAAGTTAAATCGACCAGTGGTGATACTCAATTAGGAGGAAATGACTTTGATCGCCGCATCGTCAATTGGTTAGCCGAAGAGTTCTTGAAGCAAGAAGGAGTGGATCTGAGAAAAAGCGATCGCCAAGCTCTACAAAGGCTCACTGAAGCAGCCGAAAAAGCTAAAATTGAGCTATCTAAGCTATCTGTTACCGAAATTAACCTACCTTTCATTACCGCCACCGAAGATGGTCCAAAACACATTGAAATCAAGCTAAATCGCGCTAAATTTGAAGAACTTTGTGGCGATTTAGTCAGTCGTCTGCGCCGTCCTCTCAAACGAGCAATTTCTGACGCTGGTCTTGGTCCAATGGATATTGATGAAGTAGTTTTAGTCGGTGGTTCAACCCGCATCCCCATGGTGCAGGATTTGGTTCGTAGCTACATCGACCTCGAACCCAATCAAAACGTCAATCCTGATGAAGTAGTAGCAATTGGTGCTGCCATTCAATCGGGTATTATGACCAATGAAATTAAAGATGTCCTCTTGTTAGACGTTACTCCCTTATCTTTAGGCTTAGAAACCATTGGCGGGGTAATGAAAAAATTGCTTCCCCGCAATACGACGATTCCCGTACGTCGCTCGGATGTATTCTCTACAGGTGAGAACAATCAGACGGTAGTAGAAATCCATGCTCTTCAGGGAGAGCGAGAAATGGCAAGTGGGAATAAATCTCTGGGTAGATTTAAGCTAACAGGTATTCCCCCTGCGCCCAGAGGAGTTCCCCAGGTTCAGGTATCCTTTGACATTGACGCTAACGGTATTTTACAGGTTACAGCCAGAGATAAAACTACAGGTAGGGAACAGGGTATTACAGTTTCGGGTGCTTCGACCCTTAGCGATTCAGAAATCAATCGCATGATTAGTGAGGCGGAAAAATTTGCTGAGGAAGACCGCGCTAGAAGAGAGCGAGTTGAAAAACGTAACCGCGCCAAGGCTTTAACCGATCAGGCGCAACGAAAGCTGAAAGAAGTAACCTTAGACTTTGGCAGTCAATTCGCTAGTTATTATCGCCGTCGGATTGATGTGCTGTGTGAAGAAATTCTTAAAAGTCTCGAACAAGATGATGAAAGAACTTTAGATCGGGCAGAAGCAGACTTACAGGACACTCTATATGAGCTTAACCGTGAGGTTAGGCTGCAATACGACGACGAAGATGATGACAACTTTTTTGGGGCAATTAAGAAGACTTTCTTAGGGGATGATGACAAGTTTGATGAGGACTATTCATACAACCCGCGCCAGACAGATTATTATGGTGATTATCCTGCGGACACGCAACGCGATCGCTATGGCTATCCTCCAGAACGCGGTGCAGGTCGAGCCAACACAGGATACGATGATAATTATGGCGATGGGTATGTTAATGAACCTCGTCGTCCTAGCAATGATGGCTACGGCGATCAACCTCGCCGTCCTGCTGCGGGATACGATGACTACGGCGATCGCGGTAGAGGTTATAGCAATCAATCTCGCCGTCCTGGTTATGAAGATCCTTATGCTAATTCAGACCCTTATGCACCCAGACGAGAAC
- a CDS encoding transaldolase family protein — protein MIYLDSVSLDEAKAAVGMGWIKGITTNPTLLNKSDLSAEECLKQLSDISPGELYYQLCATNFEQMVTEGNKAAELIGNKIVLKIPATELGFRVTAHLSPDIPCSVTAIYSPVQAAIASEAGAKYAIAYVNRATRLLGDGLALVQEMSSLLKNSQTEILATSIKSPKEAADTLQAGAHHLTVPMNILRAMTAHELSQTTVTEFFNNGIGISLSS, from the coding sequence ATGATTTATCTTGATTCAGTATCGCTCGATGAAGCCAAAGCAGCAGTAGGAATGGGTTGGATTAAAGGAATTACCACCAACCCCACTTTATTGAATAAAAGTGATTTATCTGCTGAAGAATGCCTTAAACAGTTGTCAGATATTAGCCCAGGAGAACTATATTATCAACTATGCGCTACTAACTTTGAGCAAATGGTTACAGAAGGAAACAAGGCTGCCGAACTTATTGGCAACAAGATTGTGCTAAAAATTCCTGCTACTGAATTAGGTTTTCGGGTAACAGCCCATCTCTCTCCCGATATCCCCTGCTCTGTAACAGCTATTTATAGTCCTGTTCAAGCTGCGATCGCCTCAGAAGCAGGAGCCAAATATGCGATCGCCTATGTTAACCGCGCCACCAGACTTTTAGGAGATGGTTTGGCATTAGTACAGGAAATGTCCAGTCTGCTAAAAAATAGCCAGACAGAAATTTTGGCAACCAGCATTAAGTCTCCAAAAGAGGCAGCAGATACTTTACAAGCGGGAGCGCATCATCTTACAGTTCCGATGAACATTTTGCGAGCAATGACTGCCCACGAGCTATCGCAAACAACCGTAACCGAGTTTTTCAACAATGGAATCGGTATTTCTCTTAGCTCTTAG
- a CDS encoding Rab family GTPase, protein MSIITKKICLLGDFNVGKTSLVRRFIDDKFSDQYLSTVGVKVSRKSVKIETKLDCHQVNLLIWDLEGLTKFKSITPSYLKGASGSIIVADLTRSGTLANLKQHIKLFLNVNPQGVIILALNKADLISPEKLSKLIENYSNYSFQQIVGIYTTSAKTGEKVADIFAQLAKVVTIFT, encoded by the coding sequence ATGTCGATAATAACCAAAAAAATTTGTCTGCTAGGAGATTTTAATGTCGGTAAAACTAGTCTGGTACGACGTTTTATTGATGATAAGTTTAGTGACCAATATCTTTCAACAGTAGGAGTTAAAGTATCTCGCAAATCAGTCAAGATCGAGACAAAGTTAGATTGCCATCAGGTTAACCTTTTAATCTGGGATTTGGAAGGTCTTACCAAATTTAAGTCGATTACTCCTAGTTATCTTAAAGGAGCCAGCGGTTCAATTATTGTTGCCGATCTGACTCGTTCTGGTACGCTTGCCAATTTAAAGCAGCACATCAAATTGTTTCTTAATGTAAATCCTCAAGGGGTGATTATTCTCGCTTTGAACAAGGCAGATTTAATTTCGCCAGAAAAGTTAAGCAAGCTCATTGAAAATTATAGTAACTATAGTTTTCAGCAAATAGTTGGCATTTACACGACTTCTGCCAAAACAGGAGAAAAAGTTGCCGATATATTCGCTCAATTAGCTAAGGTAGTTACTATTTTTACTTGA
- a CDS encoding OmpA family protein: protein MVEQQIYFESDSERLDFADNLSKINVIKQFLDLYPQLHLKLVVHSDGRGLTEINQKLGEKRCQGVKTALVARGIQPNRLGANCDSVFLLAKAEDERALWFNGYVSFEPFIPTNLLQ, encoded by the coding sequence ATGGTTGAGCAGCAAATTTATTTTGAATCTGATTCCGAGCGGCTAGATTTTGCCGACAACTTGAGTAAGATTAATGTGATTAAACAATTTTTGGATCTTTATCCTCAGCTACATTTAAAGTTAGTAGTACATAGCGATGGTCGAGGTTTAACTGAAATTAATCAAAAATTAGGTGAAAAGCGGTGTCAAGGTGTTAAAACTGCTTTGGTAGCCAGAGGAATTCAGCCTAATCGACTCGGTGCTAATTGTGACTCAGTATTTTTGCTTGCAAAAGCAGAAGACGAGCGAGCATTATGGTTCAACGGCTATGTCAGCTTCGAGCCATTTATTCCCACGAATTTGTTGCAATAA
- a CDS encoding BON domain-containing protein, with protein MNSSPENLPASATNQNLASLDLEPIEDLINFLLEREVAQDDSFLKPDSVNHLDSLSENIELSLEDVSQSDSTHAGFNYPEIKVEIESESKPTLNEAVEYEAFLRQTVPKSSKNYYNNPSFRSIEQVEAIDTAQASTEELADVVNSLVPLIVELLQFKLDDSKERVIQTVRPVLDQLIEHRVAEDSPKMAAAIAKILPSAISAEMNLDPEAIARAIAPEIALSIREQIRLDQNAIPQVLGPEMGKAIKAQIESERDAMVDALYPVIGSTISKYMVKVVQEINSKVESTLSPTGIKRKIRARIQGVSETELIFQESVGYQVQAIFLINKDSGVVIQEIQQPGEKQLDCDLIGGMLTAIRSFANDCITSGLELDSIDYGDWQIPLEAAGYCYLAVVIQGKPDKQFRSKIRQVLAEIVLEYGDDIQDYNGNMVTIPLAIRTKLEQLSQQNKDKPQKSSSPPMLLWLIILLLGLVFIPWGIVNYRAKMAQKVEQTAAIKLDAVPELSVYRLDSKVKDGKLTVSGRVPSEYLRDRAAVITQQIASQNNRQLNNQIATVDVPINPSF; from the coding sequence ATGAATTCTTCTCCCGAAAATCTACCGGCTTCAGCTACCAACCAAAATTTAGCTTCACTTGACTTAGAGCCAATTGAAGATCTGATTAATTTTTTATTAGAGCGAGAAGTAGCTCAGGATGATTCTTTTTTGAAGCCAGACTCTGTCAATCATCTTGACTCATTGTCCGAAAATATTGAATTATCTTTAGAAGATGTATCACAATCAGATTCGACGCATGCCGGCTTTAATTATCCTGAAATCAAAGTTGAGATTGAGAGTGAATCAAAACCTACTTTAAATGAAGCCGTTGAATACGAAGCTTTCTTGCGACAAACAGTACCAAAATCTTCAAAAAATTATTATAACAATCCTAGTTTTCGTTCTATAGAGCAAGTTGAAGCAATAGATACCGCCCAGGCTTCGACTGAGGAATTGGCTGATGTAGTTAATAGCTTAGTTCCTTTAATTGTCGAACTACTCCAATTTAAGCTGGACGATTCTAAAGAGAGAGTCATTCAAACAGTCAGGCCTGTTCTCGATCAGCTAATTGAACATCGCGTAGCCGAAGACTCCCCCAAAATGGCAGCAGCGATCGCCAAAATTCTGCCTTCTGCTATTAGCGCAGAAATGAACCTTGACCCCGAAGCCATTGCCAGAGCGATCGCCCCAGAAATTGCCCTGTCGATTAGAGAACAAATTCGTCTGGATCAAAATGCTATTCCCCAGGTTTTAGGGCCAGAAATGGGCAAAGCAATTAAAGCTCAGATTGAATCGGAACGAGATGCCATGGTAGATGCGCTCTATCCTGTGATTGGCAGCACGATCTCTAAATACATGGTCAAAGTTGTGCAAGAGATCAATAGCAAAGTAGAAAGTACTCTCAGTCCTACTGGCATCAAGCGCAAAATACGAGCCAGAATTCAAGGAGTTTCTGAAACCGAATTGATTTTCCAAGAATCGGTCGGATATCAGGTACAGGCGATATTTCTCATTAATAAAGATTCAGGTGTAGTTATCCAAGAAATACAGCAACCAGGAGAAAAACAGCTTGATTGCGACCTGATTGGGGGAATGCTCACCGCAATTCGCAGCTTTGCTAATGACTGCATTACTTCTGGCTTAGAATTGGACTCAATCGACTATGGTGACTGGCAAATTCCTTTAGAAGCGGCAGGATATTGCTATTTAGCGGTAGTGATTCAAGGAAAACCAGATAAGCAATTTAGAAGCAAAATTCGCCAAGTTTTGGCTGAAATTGTCCTAGAATACGGCGATGACATTCAGGACTACAATGGTAACATGGTGACTATTCCTCTAGCAATTAGAACTAAGCTGGAGCAATTAAGCCAACAGAATAAAGATAAGCCACAAAAATCTTCGTCTCCACCCATGTTGTTATGGCTGATAATTTTGCTGCTTGGTTTGGTTTTTATTCCCTGGGGCATAGTCAATTATCGTGCCAAGATGGCTCAAAAGGTTGAACAAACAGCAGCTATTAAACTAGACGCAGTACCAGAACTATCTGTATATCGTTTAGACTCTAAAGTAAAAGATGGTAAATTAACCGTTAGCGGTAGAGTTCCCAGTGAATATCTCCGCGATCGCGCAGCCGTAATTACTCAGCAAATTGCCAGCCAAAATAACCGTCAGTTAAATAATCAAATCGCTACGGTCGATGTCCCGATTAACCCTAGCTTCTAG
- a CDS encoding mechanosensitive ion channel family protein produces the protein MFRRRLVVLVLTLAFYLPLTASVGAQLPFLPQINWETFNFNQNPNNAVASACVRLDGRCVFSILDRRSNLPQRIKYTEERIKEISQTYFAQKRDQLEVYPENQGSQENIYVAIGDRRFPVMTLDSKDAATRGVNLEHQAGEIANQLESALKQARHKRSRSQMIRQAQLAGITALVILFGQLMITDGLKRSREVKAKLETNQLPFLRSLADYVNHKQKFNLRSIQYGLLQVFQLAWWLGGILAILGLFPQTRSLQIWLITLVRIPLRIFLVGLTTYILIRLSNILIAKLNNTVAANYVLSRDVRRRIQVRITTITRLIGGIIAILWIVLGILAALALIGINVTPLLAGAGILGLALSFASQNFIKDALNGFFIILEDQYAVGDVIEIGEFAGLVENLNLRITQLRDGQGRLITIPNSEIKTVANLSSQWSRAEIDIPIAYQAEIDLALELIGRIAHEMDQESDWQEQIIEPPEVLGVDNFSDRGSVVRIWIKTEPLKQWAVAREFRRRLQKAFEQNNIPLPTLQQKIWLERSKVSND, from the coding sequence ATGTTCCGTAGACGATTAGTAGTCTTGGTTCTAACTTTAGCTTTTTATTTGCCCCTGACGGCTTCTGTCGGAGCGCAGCTGCCTTTTTTGCCGCAAATTAATTGGGAAACCTTCAACTTTAACCAAAATCCAAATAACGCTGTAGCTTCTGCTTGTGTGCGTCTTGATGGTCGCTGTGTATTTAGTATTTTAGATCGCAGGTCTAATCTGCCTCAGAGAATTAAATATACCGAGGAAAGAATTAAGGAGATTAGCCAGACATATTTCGCCCAAAAACGGGATCAATTGGAAGTTTATCCCGAAAATCAGGGAAGTCAAGAAAATATTTATGTGGCAATAGGCGATCGCCGATTCCCCGTGATGACTCTCGACTCGAAAGATGCTGCTACTAGAGGGGTGAATCTAGAACATCAGGCAGGAGAAATTGCCAATCAGCTCGAATCTGCACTAAAACAAGCCAGACACAAACGATCGCGATCGCAGATGATTAGACAGGCACAGTTAGCTGGAATTACTGCTTTGGTTATTTTATTCGGGCAGTTGATGATTACTGACGGTTTAAAACGTTCTCGAGAAGTTAAAGCCAAACTAGAGACTAATCAACTGCCTTTTCTTCGGTCTTTAGCTGATTATGTCAATCACAAGCAAAAGTTTAATCTGCGGTCAATACAATACGGTTTGTTACAGGTTTTTCAGCTAGCTTGGTGGTTAGGAGGAATTTTAGCCATTTTAGGTCTATTTCCCCAGACGCGATCGCTGCAAATTTGGCTAATTACTTTGGTTCGGATTCCCCTGCGAATTTTCCTTGTCGGTTTAACGACCTACATTTTAATCCGTTTAAGTAATATCTTAATTGCCAAGCTGAATAACACCGTGGCAGCAAACTACGTTTTGAGTCGAGATGTCCGTCGCCGAATTCAGGTGAGAATTACGACTATTACCCGTCTGATTGGCGGAATTATCGCCATTTTATGGATTGTATTGGGCATTTTGGCTGCTTTAGCCCTAATTGGAATCAACGTTACTCCTCTGCTGGCTGGTGCGGGTATTTTAGGACTAGCGCTCTCTTTCGCCTCGCAAAATTTTATCAAAGATGCTCTCAACGGCTTTTTTATCATCTTGGAAGATCAGTATGCTGTGGGTGATGTCATCGAGATCGGAGAATTCGCTGGGTTGGTAGAAAACTTAAACCTGCGCATCACTCAGCTTAGAGATGGTCAAGGCAGATTAATTACTATTCCCAATAGTGAAATCAAAACCGTAGCTAATCTTTCTAGTCAGTGGTCGAGAGCTGAAATTGATATTCCTATTGCCTACCAGGCCGAAATAGATCTGGCATTAGAACTAATTGGTCGGATTGCTCATGAAATGGATCAAGAATCCGACTGGCAAGAGCAAATTATTGAACCGCCTGAAGTTTTGGGAGTAGACAATTTCAGCGATCGCGGTTCGGTGGTTCGTATTTGGATTAAGACTGAACCATTAAAGCAATGGGCAGTTGCTCGGGAATTTCGTCGCCGTTTGCAGAAAGCTTTTGAGCAAAATAATATTCCTCTTCCCACATTACAACAGAAAATCTGGCTCGAGCGCTCAAAAGTGTCCAATGACTAA
- a CDS encoding AarF/ABC1/UbiB kinase family protein codes for MNNELKPVLSQSDDTKAVLVVSTKSYRWNRAKYSRNRRRIDIWLFAFSFLFSNWRDNRKWTYFGGHTPEKQAARRKSQAIWIRKNFLELGPTFIKLGQLFSTRADLFPIEYVEELSKLQDRVPAFDYEQVKETVKSDFSKPIDQLFSSFDPIPLAAASLGQVHRAKLHSGEDVAVKVQRPGLKQLFTVDLAILRQIARYFQNHPKWGKNRDWLGIYDECCRILWEETDYLQEGRNADTFRRNFRSEDWVCVPRVYWKYTSPKVLTLEYMPGIKISHYEAIEAAGLDRKVLARLGAKAYLQQILNGGFFHADPHPGNIAVNTDGSLIFYDFGMMGQIETNIREGLMDTLVGVAQKNSDKVVNSLINLGALVPTGDMSSVRRSIQFMLDNFMDKPFEEQSVDAISEDLYEIAYGQPFRFPATFTFVMRAFSTLEGVGKGLDPEFNFMEVAQPYAMKLMTKSNSSNGSTIFDELGRQAAQVGSAALGLPGRIDDTIDKLERGDLRVRVRSLESERVMRRLSAIQLGTNYTVLFSALLICATLLLVSEFEILAAIAAVIALVPGWALLRLLKRLDRIDRMF; via the coding sequence GTGAATAATGAACTCAAGCCTGTTCTATCCCAATCCGATGACACAAAAGCTGTACTAGTAGTTTCTACTAAATCTTATCGCTGGAATCGAGCTAAATATTCTCGAAATCGTCGCCGAATCGATATTTGGCTTTTTGCATTTTCTTTTCTGTTTAGTAACTGGCGCGATAATCGTAAGTGGACTTATTTTGGCGGGCATACCCCAGAAAAACAGGCAGCTAGACGCAAATCGCAGGCTATTTGGATCAGAAAGAATTTCTTAGAGTTAGGGCCTACTTTTATTAAACTTGGTCAATTATTTTCTACACGGGCAGATTTGTTTCCGATTGAATATGTAGAAGAATTATCTAAGCTACAGGATCGAGTGCCTGCTTTCGATTATGAGCAGGTTAAAGAAACTGTTAAGTCTGATTTTTCTAAGCCAATCGATCAACTGTTTTCTAGTTTCGATCCGATTCCTTTAGCGGCAGCTAGTTTGGGTCAGGTGCATAGAGCGAAGCTGCATAGCGGTGAGGATGTAGCAGTCAAGGTGCAAAGACCAGGACTCAAACAGTTATTTACCGTAGATTTGGCTATATTACGCCAGATTGCCCGCTATTTTCAAAACCATCCCAAATGGGGTAAAAACCGCGACTGGCTCGGAATTTATGACGAATGTTGCCGAATTTTGTGGGAAGAAACTGATTATCTCCAGGAAGGTCGCAACGCTGATACTTTCCGTCGTAACTTTAGAAGCGAAGATTGGGTTTGCGTACCACGGGTTTACTGGAAATACACTTCTCCTAAGGTATTGACTTTAGAGTATATGCCAGGCATTAAAATTAGCCATTACGAAGCGATCGAAGCTGCTGGTTTAGACCGCAAGGTACTAGCAAGGCTGGGAGCAAAAGCTTATTTACAGCAGATACTCAATGGCGGCTTTTTCCATGCCGATCCACACCCAGGAAACATTGCAGTAAATACAGATGGTTCTTTGATTTTTTATGATTTCGGCATGATGGGTCAGATCGAAACCAATATTCGAGAAGGCTTGATGGACACTTTAGTCGGAGTGGCACAAAAAAATTCCGACAAAGTAGTTAACTCGCTAATCAATTTGGGAGCATTAGTACCGACGGGGGATATGAGTTCGGTCAGGCGTTCGATCCAGTTTATGCTGGATAACTTTATGGACAAGCCTTTTGAAGAACAGTCCGTAGACGCAATTAGCGAAGATTTGTATGAAATTGCTTATGGTCAACCATTTCGCTTTCCTGCTACCTTTACTTTTGTGATGCGAGCCTTTTCTACTTTAGAAGGCGTTGGCAAAGGTCTAGATCCCGAATTCAACTTTATGGAAGTAGCTCAACCCTATGCAATGAAGCTTATGACTAAAAGCAATAGCTCCAACGGTAGTACAATTTTTGATGAATTAGGTAGACAGGCAGCACAGGTCGGGTCAGCAGCCCTGGGGTTACCTGGACGAATCGACGATACAATAGATAAATTAGAAAGAGGAGATTTGCGAGTTCGCGTTCGTTCTCTTGAATCGGAACGGGTTATGCGTCGCCTAAGTGCCATTCAACTAGGAACGAACTATACTGTATTATTCAGTGCGCTACTTATTTGTGCCACTCTTCTTTTGGTTAGTGAGTTTGAGATCTTGGCAGCGATCGCTGCTGTGATTGCACTTGTGCCTGGATGGGCATTACTGCGATTACTAAAACGTCTCGATCGCATTGACCGTATGTTCTAA
- a CDS encoding Stp1/IreP family PP2C-type Ser/Thr phosphatase, whose amino-acid sequence MKRQFIGLTDTGVVRTANQDNYFVDDQLGRFFIVADGMGGHAGGQEASKIATEIINAYLQQHWNSPLDSQVLLKEAVEKANVGIIQDQRSNPARRDMGTTVVVLIFRDEHPLCAHVGDSRLYRLRSSQLEQITDDHTWVGMALKKGEINAEQAKFHPWRHVLSQCLGREDLQHIDIQEFEVQPGDRLLICSDGLTEEVTDEQIEAALANLKTCQETAQELIDAAKAAGGSDNITVVIVEQE is encoded by the coding sequence ATGAAGCGTCAATTTATAGGTCTTACGGATACAGGAGTTGTCAGAACAGCCAACCAAGATAATTACTTTGTAGACGATCAGTTGGGACGTTTTTTCATTGTAGCCGATGGTATGGGAGGACACGCTGGCGGACAAGAAGCGAGTAAAATCGCTACAGAAATAATTAATGCCTATTTGCAACAGCACTGGAACTCTCCCTTAGACTCACAGGTGCTACTCAAAGAAGCGGTGGAAAAAGCTAACGTAGGCATCATTCAAGATCAGCGCAGCAACCCAGCAAGGCGCGATATGGGTACTACCGTGGTGGTGCTTATCTTTCGAGATGAACACCCTTTATGCGCTCATGTAGGAGATTCTCGTTTATATCGTTTACGAAGTTCTCAATTAGAGCAAATTACTGACGATCATACCTGGGTCGGTATGGCTCTGAAAAAAGGCGAGATTAATGCAGAACAAGCAAAATTTCATCCCTGGAGGCACGTTCTATCTCAGTGCTTAGGACGAGAAGATTTGCAGCACATTGATATTCAGGAATTTGAAGTGCAGCCTGGCGATCGCCTGTTAATTTGTAGTGATGGTTTGACTGAAGAAGTTACCGATGAGCAAATTGAAGCTGCTTTGGCTAACTTAAAAACCTGCCAGGAAACCGCTCAAGAATTAATTGATGCAGCCAAGGCAGCAGGAGGATCGGATAACATTACAGTGGTTATTGTCGAACAAGAATAA
- a CDS encoding M20 family metallopeptidase has protein sequence MLAEIKNTAEKFTPRLIEIRRHLHAHPELSGEEHQTSAYIAGVLSSCGLNVKEAVGKTGVIGDLAGSGSDRRTLAIRTDMDALPIQEHLELDFASRKPGIMHACGHDVHSTLGLGTAMVLSQLSSNLPGNVRFLFQPAEEIALGAKWMVEDGVMEGVNAIYGVHVFPSIPVRRVGIRYGALTSAADELEIIIQGESGHGARPHQAIDAVWIAAQVITALQQAISRTQNPLHPIVLSIGQIEGGRAPNIIADHVRMVGTVRSLHPESHANLPQWVENIIQGICQTYGAKCQVDYRRGVPSVQNDKTLTQIIESATREAWGDDSIQILPDPSLGAEDFSIYLDKVPGCMFRLGVGHHNKINYPLHHPKFEVDEDAILTGVVTMAYAAYKYWQAAA, from the coding sequence ATGCTGGCTGAAATAAAAAACACTGCTGAGAAATTTACCCCAAGATTGATTGAAATCCGTCGCCATCTTCACGCTCATCCTGAATTGAGCGGCGAAGAACACCAGACTTCTGCCTACATTGCCGGGGTACTTTCTTCCTGCGGCTTGAATGTCAAAGAAGCAGTCGGCAAGACGGGAGTGATTGGCGATCTAGCAGGTTCAGGAAGCGATCGCCGTACTTTGGCAATTCGCACTGATATGGATGCCCTACCGATTCAAGAGCATCTGGAATTAGACTTTGCCTCACGCAAACCTGGAATTATGCACGCTTGTGGTCATGACGTTCATTCTACCTTGGGTTTGGGTACAGCGATGGTATTATCCCAGCTATCGAGTAATCTGCCTGGAAATGTCCGCTTTTTGTTCCAGCCTGCCGAAGAAATTGCTTTGGGGGCAAAATGGATGGTAGAAGATGGCGTTATGGAAGGAGTAAATGCGATCTATGGAGTTCACGTATTTCCTTCAATTCCCGTTCGTCGGGTTGGCATACGCTATGGAGCATTAACTTCCGCAGCGGATGAATTAGAAATTATCATTCAGGGAGAGTCGGGACACGGTGCGCGTCCTCATCAGGCGATCGATGCCGTCTGGATTGCGGCTCAGGTAATTACCGCACTACAGCAAGCGATTAGTCGGACTCAGAACCCATTGCATCCGATTGTTTTGTCTATAGGGCAAATAGAAGGCGGTAGAGCGCCTAACATAATTGCCGACCACGTGCGGATGGTTGGAACAGTGCGATCGCTTCATCCCGAAAGCCATGCCAATTTACCTCAATGGGTTGAGAATATTATTCAAGGTATCTGCCAAACTTACGGTGCTAAGTGCCAAGTAGATTACCGTAGAGGAGTTCCTTCGGTACAAAACGACAAAACCCTAACTCAGATTATTGAATCAGCTACTCGCGAAGCCTGGGGGGATGATAGTATACAGATTTTGCCAGACCCTTCTTTAGGTGCAGAAGATTTTTCTATTTATTTAGACAAAGTACCTGGCTGTATGTTTCGTCTTGGAGTCGGACACCACAACAAAATTAACTATCCTCTCCATCATCCTAAGTTTGAAGTGGATGAAGATGCTATTCTGACTGGAGTGGTAACCATGGCTTATGCTGCTTATAAGTATTGGCAGGCAGCAGCCTAA